GTGCCCACTGTTTGTCGTGTTTTGACGTTTCGGGTGCCAAGCCAATCAATTGCTGTAGCAGTGCCCAAAGCTGTTCCTCTTGGGCGCCAAGGCACCGGGCTTTTTCCATCGCGTTCTCTACGTCAATGAGGAATTGTCCGCGCCAGTTTTCTTTGTCCTGCATAGCTTGGTCCCTCACAGCCACCCGGATGGCTGGTACTCGAACACGATGGGTCCATGCGGGTTATGTTGTAGGTCGCCATAATGCGGTTCTTGTCCCTCTGCTGCCTCGCTGCCGTAGAACTGGTAGCTGTTCATGTTCTCGCATGCGACCAACAGTAAATCTTGCTCTCCGACGTCGGCTGGAACCCGCGTGATGGTGTGGCCGCAATTTGGGCACCGGATTTTCTTGGTTGCCCAACCGGCGGGACCGTTGGGGAAAAGAAGCGCAAGCTTAAAGCATAGGTCCCGCATCGGAATTTCGGGTAACAGCGGGGCAAGGGCTCGTGCCAAGATTGCGGTATAGTCAATGTAATATGCCTTGACGGTGAACAAGATGTGGTGGTCCGGTGCGTAGTCAACCTGGTGTTTGGGTGCATCGAAAATGTGCAGTCCCGTCCGACTCATGTGTAGAAACCCACGCTCGGCTTCGGTTTCGGCTTCCCGGACGCACCGCATGGGAGCGGGCAGCATTGCCCGGATCTTGGCGATGAAAGCTTTTCGCTCTTCCGGTCGGTCTAGCGTCGCTTCCAAATTGAATTCGTTACTCATGGTTATCTCTCCGTGATTGGCCGATCACTTGACCAGGCGTAGACCTTGACCCTTAGGTCCTGTGGCTGGTCGGGGTGGCGACGTCGTTTGGGTTACGCGGTGCTGGGCTGTCGCTAGGTCGTGGGCACAATTACGGCAAACGTAAACCGTGCCTCGTGTAAGGCGTCGGCCAAGAGAATCGTCGGGGCAACACCAACCCCACTCCCGCCGAAACTCTAGGCCGCAGCAACTACACTGTCGCCAGAATAATAGCGGGAACGTGCGGCGTACCGTTGTTCCTGCTGGTTGTCGTTGCATCACTAGCCTCTAGGCATACCATCTTTGTAAATGTGTTGCTTTAGCCTCTCGCGTACAATCCGGTCGGTCAATATGGCATGCTCTTCCGTGCGGCTGATAAATCTATCTTCAGCCCAATAACACTCATAAACACCGTACTCCACCTCGCCCTCAGGGTCAACCGTGCGGACGACACGATAATTCCAGTGGGTGAAGCCGTTCCACCGCTCACGTACTTTTTCGTACGCCGCCTTAATGTTTTCTGTCGCTTCCTTGGGGCGTTCGTCCGTCATGTTGTCCACCTGAAGGATATGTAGCTGATTTTGTCTTCATCGTCGCGTTGAATATATACAACGCAGGGATCCCAATGCACTTGGAAAATCGTTAATTTTGTGGTGGACGTACAGGTAGTACTACTGTTGAGGACGATGGTGGCGTACTGATCAGACAGGAAACACTCGTCATCGTAAACACGCGGCATACAGTACCTCTAGGATGGTTTTACAATCAAAACTCAGATTACTCTGTACGGCGTTCCGCGATCAACAGTTCCACCACTACCTCGGGGGTCTCGGCACACTCGGCGCAGACGAACCCTTTGGGGATATTGTAGCACCCATCCTGACGTTCGTCCTCCATCATGATGAAGGCTGGTTTTCGTAGCTCGTGACAAAAATGGCAACGACACGGTGACATGTCCTGTGCCTCGGTCGCGACCATGGTGCCGCCGATAAATGCCGCTGGTTTGCCCATCACCGTGATCATGGTGTGTACTCCTATGTTTGTTTCTTACGCCTTCGCCAATCAATCTTTCATCAAGGTCGTGACCAACGAGATGGCGGCTACGTCCTCTGCTGCTACGTGTGGTGCGTCCTTTTCTACGGCTACCTTGTGCTCGACCGCTTGTGACATTCTCGTCGCTTCCTCTTCGTTGCATTCAATGACGGTGATGTGCCCTTGGTGTCTAACGGTCAAGCTGGCCAACGTCTTGTCTTTTATGGGCATGACCAGTAGGGTTACGAGTATCGTGACGTCGGGATTTTCCCACCGCAACGCGACCACAAAACCGAAGGCGTCGATGTCGCGGCGTTCTAGGAACGTCCATGCACTCGGGCAGCGCCTAATGTTTTCGATCACCGCGTTAACGCATTCGTGGTCGTACACGGGCAACCTCCAGACTCTCTTATGCCTTCGACGGTGGTACGAAAATCAGGCGGCTGCACCGATGACGCCGCTTATATGTGTCTTCCTCCAGAGCCTCGACGTACCAGAATGTTGTTCCTTCCATCACCAATTCCAGGTCAAGCTCAGAAACCTGTGCGCGGTCGAAGTACACCAACGCATCGGTCTTGACGGTGTCGGAACCAAGGGAGTGAGCACGAATTACCGAGCCTTCTGCTCGCACCACGACAAACTGGGTGCGCTCCTCATAAAGTACCTGCACAACGTCGTTTCGGGCACGGAGGACCCTTAGCTCGTGGTCCAGGCAAAACGGTGCAGATCGTTTCTCTACCGAGGCGACGAGTTGCCGCAACTCGGGCAGTAGTTCGGGTGAACGAAGCAACGCCAGCACCTTGTCGGCCTGCTCGCGGTCGCTGTCGCGTTCTTTATCCGACAGCACGTCGTAATGGGTAATGAGCTGCTGTTTCCACCGTTCTGTTGAGTCTGCCGGGATCGTAAATGAGCCGTCTGGGTTATCGGTACCTTTGGTAAACAAATACCGCATCCAGTGGCTCCAGATGGCGTGCTGGATCGCGGCCAGCGCTTCCCGTAAATCCCCAGGGTTACGAACGTAGGTCATGCCGCTCATGATTTCTTCCCTTTCGGTGCGCGGAAAAGACGAAGAACTTCTTTCTGCGCCGCACGATACTCAGGTAGCGGTTTGTCCTCCATCATGGCTTTGACGCTGTCGTTGCGCCACGTTTTCTGACCCCGCAACAACCGATACAGTGGTGCCGCGTGGCAGGGGTAGAGGAAGAACTCGGTTGGTTTTCCGGGCGCACACTGCGGGATAAACAGGGCCGTCACGCCCATAAACTGGTGGGCGGTTTTGTGTTCCACCAGCACCAGGAACGACGACGCAAAATAACTGTCGTCCACCGTCAGGATATGGACATCCTTACGTCTCTTGGCCCAGTGTTCTATCGTGTCCATGAGTTCTCGGTTGGACAGCTTCCATTTTTCTGTTTCGACGTCCTTGAACTTGCGCTCCAGCGTATGCCACGTCCGGTGTAGTACTGTAGTTTCTTTGTGTACACCTTTTAGATAGCGTCTGTACGCCGTAACGGCCGCCTTGTCCATCGGGACGTCATGACGCACCCGACACTTTAGGCACAGGACTTCAGAGGTATCGAGACCAATGAGCGACACGACCCATCGGTGAGCACACGTCTTGGTTTTTGCTTTGATCGTCATTACAGCACCTTGACGCTTTCGCGCTCCTCTATCTTTGCAATGAATTGTTGTGTTGCCCAAAGGGTTTCGTCTTTATTTTCCAGCAGTACTTTTGCCTGCCGTTTCGTCAACCCCACGACCTTGGCGAAATGCAGCACAGACCATTTCCGCACAACCCACAGGTTGTCGTCCTCCATCATTTCGTCTACGGCTTGCCGCCACGCCGCCGCTCGATTCTTAAACGCGATGGCGTGGAGCAACACGTCGTCCAATTCTTTGGACTGTGTCGCGATTTCGCCGCGCCAGTGCCGCACTACCGAGTGCTTCAGCCCAGCGTGCTGTAGTAACCGCAGTAGATAGTGGTGGCGTAAAGCACCGGTCAAATGGGTCTGTATTTTGTCCACGTACTCTTTGCGTGAGTACGCCATGGCGACGTGCCCGACGCCCGCGTGTACGTACCGTAAGGTTTTACCGTCCGGGGGCGTCGCCGTTGTCGCGGCTCGCTTTGTCGTGTGGGCGGACAAAATCTTGCCGCTAGGCGTAAATGCAATCCAGATGGTTGCGGTTGCCATCACGTCCCTGCTTTGAAGTTGTAGACCGGTTTCCAGGTGTCCAGCACCTCGACAGTGTCGCCGATGTGGGCTAGGATTTCGTCCATGGGTTTGTAGGCGTCGGGCGCTTCGTCCAGGGTGCCGCGCCCCACACACGTGGTAAATATACCCTTCATGGCGGTTTCGTACTTCTCGACCGTGAGGCGCCGTTTGGCATCGCCCCGCCCCATCAGCCGACCGGCCCCGTGGGGTGCTGATTCGTTCCACTCGGTATTTCCTTTGCCACGACACAGCAGGGAACCGTCCCGCATGTTCATCGGGATCAAAAGCCGTTGTCTCTGGTGGGCCGCGACCGCACCCTTCCGCAGCATGGGATTCCCGTAGCCCAGTTCAATATAGTTGTGGACCAAGACATCGACACCCTTTAGCCACACGACCAACCGGTTGCCTTTGCGCCCCTTACAGGGATGGACTAGCCTGCCGATTTTTCGGTCGGTGTTGTAGGACCAGGGTTCTACTCGCGCGACATATCCCAGGTGTCCAAGGGTTTGGTTAATGTCCCGCGCGATAGTTTTGAGTCGTCGGGCCATGCATCACCACGTCGGCGGTTCTTTCCGCCGTCCCCAGAAATAGTCACAGTGTTCCTTAGAAAACCGGTTCATTTCTTTTCGCCACGCGCGATACTCTTCCTCACCGATGGGTCGACTGTCTATCAGTACCGTGGGGGTTCCTCGGAAACAATGTGCTGAGTGTATTGCAAAACATTTCGGGCGTTAAGCCTTCGACCTCACTGGCCATGCAGCTTGCCTGGAAATCGTCATCCTGGGCCGTATGGCTTGTGAACGCCCAATATATCGGTGGCATGACGCTCCTCCTACTCCCCAATCTACAGCGTTCCGATTAAAATGTCAAGACTTTTAGGAGATAGGGATTTTCTCGAACGACACCCGCAACCTAAGACCATACGCGTAGACCAAACGCGCCAGCCGTCGCACCGTAACGTCGGGATCTTCGGCCGCCAGAATTCTATTTAGTTCGGTCGTAAGGGTGACGTCCGGAACCGCATCGGCTAACGTGAGGGCGACGTGGGCAAGTGCTGCTTCTTCCTCGTACGCAGATGTGTGGGTGTAGTGGTCCAGCGTACCGCGTCGTTCTTTTGCACGGTCAAGCAGCCGTGCCAATGCCTTTTCGGGTAGAGGACCATGCTCGTCGTGGTGGCACCGTCTAGACTTTGGGTTCATCGCTCTTCCCTATTCTTCAGCCACTCGGCCAGTTGCTCTTTGATGATCTCTTCTGGTGTGCTATCTTGCTGAACCATCATCGCTTCCTCCAAGCACCAACCCGCAAAGTCCACTAACCACTGGTTTGGTCCCTCTTCCATCTCGTCGCAGAGCGTGTACACACTACTTACTAGATCACCAAGTTCTGGGTGATGGTGGGGCATGGGTCACCTCGTTACGTATTGGCCACAGCGTCCTAGCCACGGCACCACACACTTCGGCACGAAGCGTTCTGCAGAACCGTGCCTCGCTAGCTCTTTTACCAGCGACGAACTGACGAATGAATTGTCCTCCGTGGTGGGCAACAGCACAACCTCTAGTTCGGGGCAGAGACACCTGGTCACGTGGGCGAACTGGAACTCATATTCAAAATCCGTGATGGTGCGGAGCCCTCGAACAATGACGGTGGCGTCGATAGACCTGGCGTAATCGGTGACGAGTCCAGCAAAAGAATGCACCGTGATGCCCGATAACCCTACTTCACCACACGCCTGCTGCACCATGCGGACGCGCTCATTTTCCTCGAAGGTGTAGCGTTTGGCCGAGTTGACGCCAACGCCTACGTACAGGGTATCGAAAAGTTGTGCAGCACGTCGAATGATGTCCACGTGCCCGTTGGTGATGGGATCAAACGAGCCTGGGTAGATGGCACACGGTGTCATGGTTGTCCTTTTAGAAAGTCGTCATCTAAAGCACGCGTCCAATCACCATGCCGGTCTTTGACGACACGCAGGTTCGGCATAGACGGTAGCAAGTCGGCGACGGATCGATACATGTCATTATCTTTGTTGTGGGGAAAGAATACAAAGTACAGGTAGCCGCCCGGCTCTACCGCAATGTTCTTGGCCGACACTACCAAGAAGTCCCCGCGCTCAAATCCTTTTGGTCTGGGCGGAACCACCAGGGCGTCCGCACCAGTACACTCCAAGATCGCATCAGCTTTTTCCAAAAGCCGTATGGAGCCGTTCTTTCCATCGCGACTGTGGAAAATTGACACGTCCTTACCAACGAAAACTAGCTCAGCACCCTTGTACTCTTCGTAATTAATGCGACGCGGTGGAATGTTTAGATGCTCCACCAGTGCCGTGAGGTTCTCCCGTGCCTTGGCCTCGAAGCAGTCGTGGAAATAATCTGTGCGATAAATCTTGGGACGGTCCAAAAGGTACTGAAGGAACCGGGCTCTAGCCTCGCGGTATTGAGCCATTGGAACGTGTTGGTACTCTAGGGCAATTTGACTCTCGTACTCAGCAAATCGCTTTGGCTCTGCGCCCAAGATCGCGAGATCGATGTCGGCTATAATGTCGGTGAAATGGGTATCCTGATTTTTGCGTAGCTCAGTTGTGTGATCCGTCGCCATGATCAAAGCTGAGATAAATAGATGTACCTCATGGCTATCATGGTAGGTAGTCCAAAACGCATAAGCAGCACTCAGGCGTTCGTTGCTGATGGCTTTGAAGTTTATCTGGTAGACGATGTCGTGCCACCAGATTGCTGCTTCTATCTTTTGTCGCCAATCCTCGACCATTCTGTTTGGCAGATTGTTAGCGCAATAAGCATCGAACAACTCCAAACACTCGATAATGTGCTGGGCCGTGTGGTAATGGCGGTGCGGTTCTTGATACGCGGCTTCTATATCTCGCCACAGACGTTCTTTTACGTCAGTGGCACAGCCGAAAGTGTCGAGCAAAGCAAGAAAACGATCTCGGTGTTGGTCCGTGAAGTTCATGATGGTGACTCCTCAGTTTAATCTTCGTGCACACAGCCCATTTTGTCGTCAATGATAGGGCGGTTTCTATTCTGCGTGGCGAAAAACTCAGCGGCTTCCATTTCGGTCAACTCTCTGAACTGGGTACGCCCGCCCGCTCCTACCGTTAGACTAAACGGAATGCGTGTCTTTAGTGACAGGCGTGCATGCACTTTAGATATGACGGAAGCGACACCAGCAGGATCCGACATTGCGGCATCCGTGACGCCGATCAGTCCAAACTCGTAGTCCAGAGCGGCGAACAAAAAGTCTCGGGGGTTCTTGGTTATGAAGATACGATCAGTCAAGAGGTCCTGAATAATCTGATCGTCCGGCATCCCTGGCGGCACCCGGCGAACGCGGAAGTTACGCTCTACCAAGAAGCGTTCTAGGTCAAGCACGTTTTCGTCTAGGTACAACGTGCCTTTACTCATACCGGTTCTAAACATAACAACTCCTGCGGTTTTTGTCTACTATCATCTTTTCAAATTTGCGTCGGCCCAGGCGTAAATCTTTGCCCAAAAAGCATCTTTCCCTGCGTCAGTATCGGCAGTCGTCAACCAATTTTGTATTTTCTTGGTATTGTGTCCGACGACATCACCGAATACACCTAAGAAATGCTGAACCGCTGCATCGCGGAGTTTGTCGTCGTAGTGGTTGACGCGATCTTCGATTTCTTGTAGAGCGCGGAGTTTTCCTGCATTGCTTATTTTAGCTTTATGCAACAAAACATCTTTTGTCTTAACGATATGTATTTCGTATTCATTCGTCCAGTGTTTCAAAAGATAGTGAGTGAAGCCGTAAAGTTTTAACAACGATAGTAAATAATGGTGGTTTAGTGCTGCGACAAGCTGTTCCTCCAGCTTATCTAGCAATTCTGTTCTTGTGTAGGCAAACGCAACTCTATAGTTGGACATACTGCACCTCCAGTAACAGATTAATGGATAATGACTAAAATGTCAAGCAGTACACCACACCTTATCAGGCACTGTGCCGTCGCGTTGTCCCTGCTCCAATAGTTTTACACACTCTTGGTCCTCTGGACAAGGATTTTCTTCCGAGATAGAAAAGCCACAATCGATCCAGTGCATCGTAACCAACAGTTCCGTATTGGGACCGAACAGCGCCTTCGCTAATTTTGCCATGTCGCTGTAGGTTACGCCGCTCTTGCCCAGACAGATGCCTGTGAGGTACTGAACCGACAAGTTGCTCTTGGCCGAAATTTCCTCCAGCGTCATGGTTTGGGTCACGAGCCACTGGAGCAAACGATACCGAACCTGTTGGTTGGCGTAACGATGGTCCACGACGAAGTATTTTGTGCCGCTAAGTTTGTCGTAGAGTTTAAGGACGTCCCCAATGGGCTTGTACTCATCACGCCGCATAAATTCAGTCGGCACGCCAAGGGCCTTGAGCTTGACGACACAACCAGCACACTGCTCGTCCGTTCCTTGTCCCTCACAAGGGGTCTGGTCCACAGGACAAATGGTTTCAGTGGTACCGGGTGGTCGTTCGTTTAGCATTTTATTTGCCCCAAGTTCGTGAGAAAAGCGTGTTCTCGCTCCTCTTGTGCTTTTACGATTCTGGCCATACGGTCGGCACTAAGGTTCAGCACCAACAGCATGAGGAGTTCTTCTCGTGGAACGTCGGTGTAAGGTTCGATCCACCACTTATTAATCTTTACCCCTAATGGCTCGATCACGTTACGCCTTCTTTGACTTTTCTTTTTTGTAGGCATCTTGTAGTTCTGCAATAAACGGCAAGAGCCCACGCTGATGCTCGGGCCAGTTGGTAGGTGCGTCAGTTCCATCGGTGCAGAAATACCGAAACAAGCCTTCCAGTGTATCACAATTTACGTCTTGTTTGTCCGGATTAAAAGAAAACTCATTAATCTTTTGCTCAACGTCTGGTACCGCTGCGATAAACCGAATGATACCATGCGGGTCTGCGCCGTCGGCTGGGCAATAAACCGCCGCTACGCTACGGAAAATATTTCCGGGA
This window of the Dehalococcoidales bacterium genome carries:
- a CDS encoding RtcB family protein yields the protein MARRLKTIARDINQTLGHLGYVARVEPWSYNTDRKIGRLVHPCKGRKGNRLVVWLKGVDVLVHNYIELGYGNPMLRKGAVAAHQRQRLLIPMNMRDGSLLCRGKGNTEWNESAPHGAGRLMGRGDAKRRLTVEKYETAMKGIFTTCVGRGTLDEAPDAYKPMDEILAHIGDTVEVLDTWKPVYNFKAGT
- the coaD gene encoding pantetheine-phosphate adenylyltransferase, with product MTPCAIYPGSFDPITNGHVDIIRRAAQLFDTLYVGVGVNSAKRYTFEENERVRMVQQACGEVGLSGITVHSFAGLVTDYARSIDATVIVRGLRTITDFEYEFQFAHVTRCLCPELEVVLLPTTEDNSFVSSSLVKELARHGSAERFVPKCVVPWLGRCGQYVTR
- a CDS encoding helix-turn-helix transcriptional regulator, whose product is MLNERPPGTTETICPVDQTPCEGQGTDEQCAGCVVKLKALGVPTEFMRRDEYKPIGDVLKLYDKLSGTKYFVVDHRYANQQVRYRLLQWLVTQTMTLEEISAKSNLSVQYLTGICLGKSGVTYSDMAKLAKALFGPNTELLVTMHWIDCGFSISEENPCPEDQECVKLLEQGQRDGTVPDKVWCTA